The DNA segment TTTACCTAAAGCTTGGCATAAGGCTCGCACCCCTTCATGGGCGGAGACACGCACGGCGATAGAATCAAACTCACCACATAAATAGCGCGAAACATGCGGCTTAATCGGCATAACAAAGGTAAAGGGGCCTGGCCATTTAGAAAAGGCAAACTCGAGTTGCTCGGCGCTCAACTGTGACTCATCGACATAATCCACTAATTGGGAAAACTCGCTCGCCACTAAGATAAGCCCCTTCTGCCAAGGACGTTGCTTTACCGCGAGTAATTTTTGGATGGCGGTGTCGTTGTCTGGATCGCAGCCCAAACCATAAACGGCTTCAGTGGGATAAGCGATAACGCCGCCGTTAAGCACTATGTCTTTAATTTCAGATGGGTGCAGCTGTAACATCTTAATATCACCTTATGAATTGAATCGATTTCTACAAACACGTTTTGGCTTTTTTAGCGCTTGGCCACCCCATCCGTGGTCGATGGGGATTATACCCAAGGGTGTTTATACGACCAAATCTTTAGAACCAGATCACACTAAAGCGCGCGTTTGTATTTACAGCTTTTTTGGGGACATTCTAAACGCATCCCCGCGGCTCCTTTGCGCTCGACTAAAATACCAAAGCCACAACTCGGGCAAGTTTCGGCAACGGGGGGATAATTCACGATGAATTTGCATTTGGGATACGCACTGCAGGCATAAAAACTCTTACCAAAACGGCTGGTACGATGCTCTAGCTTGCCAGTTTTGCATTCGGGGCATGCCACCTCAGGTTTATCGCTCTCCTGATCTGGCCTTTCTATGTGGGTACAACTGGGATATTGAGTGCAACCGATAAAGATACCAAAACGCCCCGATTTAACCGCCAACTCATGGCCACACGCGGGACACTTGGAACCTTCAATCACTTGGGTTTCAATCGATTCATGCTGCACTAAGGGACGGGTATATTGGCAGGTGGGATAGTTGTTACAACCAATAAAACTCCCATGTTTGCTATGTTTTACCGACAACTCGCTGCCACACTCTGGGCATAGCTCGAATTCTTTTTCCAGTGCGTGCTCATGGGCACTAAATAGTTGTTCATCGATCTTAGACATAATCATTACCACCAGTCATTGCGTCTAATCCGCAGATAACTCACCACACAGGTATTAACAAGCTTATGGCATCAAAAAAGGAGGGCTAGCCTCCTTTCTCATTATTCATCACATCGCAACGCTTAAGAATGTAGCCGACCTTCTTCAGGCTGCTCAAAAATTAAATCTTCCATTTGCTCATAGGCGGACTCATGGCCGGGCGCATTAAAGAGCACCATCAGAATCACCCACTTAAGATCTTCGAGGATCAAGGCAGGCTCATCGAGCTCCATAACTCTGTCGATTACCATCTCACGGGTTTCGACATTCAGCACTTTCACTTGCTCTAAAAATAGCAGGAATCCACGGCATTCCACGTCCAGCTTTTCCATTTCTTCTTTGGTGTAAATCCGAAATGAATGCTGATCATGATTGCACAGGTAAGGCTTATCCCCTTCCTGCAACTCAGCCAGACGCTCCAACCAAGTTAAGGCTTTCAAAATCTCTGACTGGTGAAAACCAGCACGAGTGAGTTCCTTGGTTAACTCGTCTTCATCCACTAACAGTTCAACTTCACTGTGAACATAGTTTTCAAATAGATACATGAGGATATCGAACATGGCTAGCTCCTCTTTACTCTGACGTAACCACCGGGTACTGCAACAACCCAACCTTGCAACTCAAGTTCAAGCATTTGTTCTAACACCAGATCTATCGTTTTCCCACTATGTTCAACTACAGCATCAATTGTTGTAGTTTCATAACCTACACTAGCTAACAGCGATGAAAATGGCAAATCACAAATCTCACCTTGCTGTATATGGTGGCGAGTGTTGACTTCTTCAAGGTGAAACGCCGTCATACTTACCAGCTCTTCCACTATATCGGCCGCACTCTCCACAAGTTTTGCCCCATCCCGTAATAAATCATGGCAGCCTTGATGAAAGCCGCCGAGAATCGAGCCCGGAACCGCAAAGACCTCACGCCCCTGCTCCATGGCCAACCTAGCGGTGATGAGCGAACCACTCTTACGGCAAGCCTCTACCACCAGCGTACCTAAAGAAAGACCGCTAATAATGCGGTTTCGTTTCGGGAAATTGCCCGCAAAAGGCCCGATATCCGGCCAAAACTCGCTTATTATACAGCCTTGGTGCTGAATATCCTCATAAAGCTGCTTATGTCGACGCGGATAAATAATATCAATCCCGGTTCCGAGCACCGCAAGCGTTCTGCCTCCGTGGTCAACACAGGCTATATGGGCCGCACCATCAATCCCCATCGCCATGCCACTGCAGATACTAAATCCTAGCGCGGACATCTCTCGAGCTAACTGATAAGCAACCTGTAATCCACCGGGAGACGCATTACGGCTCCCCACTATCGCAAGCGATGGGAACAACAGCGCCTCAACACATCCTTTGATAAATAAGACGCTTGGAGGATCGGGTAACTGTTTGAGTAATGGAGGATAAAGGGGATCGGTAAAACAAACGAGGTGGTGTAGTTCAGACTGCTGTTGCCATTCGAGGGCGACATCGACCCTTTGATAATCAATGACTAAGCTATGGAGTAGATTGTCAGACAAAGGGAGCGAGTGTCTCTCATGCTCCAATCTTTGCCTGAGGTCGTCCACATCCATGTGCGTTAATAATTGTTGTGTCCGAGCGGGTCCTAGCCCAGATACCGCATTAACAATTAACCAATCGACCAAATGTTCAGGGATTATTCACCTCTAAAGGCTAAGGAGTCTGGCGCAATTAATTTATCGTCGACACGTACAGAACGTTCAGTCGAGACAATCAAACCTAAGCTCGCTTTATCAAACACTTTAAAGACTAAGAGTTTGCCATGGTAAATATCGGGCATCTTGATGGCGCGATCTGACGACAGTGACGCCACCACATTGTCATAGGCGGTGCGCTCGGCTGCGGGTACGGGTTGACCATCGTTATTAATCACAATTTCTTCGCCATCGCGGTAAATGGAGAACACTTCACCCGGCTCAACACCATCCTGTGTGCCTTTATCTAAGTACACCACATTGAGCTTACCCGCCTCGCGCATGGTGGATTCAATCGCTAGTACGGTCGCCGGCGTCTTAAGCTCGGCAGGTTTTGGCGTAAAATAGGCTGACATCAAGGCTTCGTCTTCCATAGGTAGCACCCTAAAACCCGCCTTGGTTTCACGGTAGTTACTGAGGATTTTAACCTTAGACACTTTGCCTGATTCAATCACTTGGCCGGTAGACGCCAGAATCGCTTCTTGTCCTAAGGCTTCGCCCGTTTGTTTGTTGAAGAAGTCACGACCGCGTTCATACATACCCAGCTTTTGGTTTAAAGGCAGTTCGCTATCGATATAAATCACATCACCAACCACATGGTGACGTGAAGGACTCTCACCCGCGAGCACCATAGGTTGCTGTGCAAACCAGTCGGCATCGACCACACGGTTTTGCACCAGATAGTTTTGGATTAACGCTAAATCAACCGCAGGCACCGCATTACTCTTAGCAATCACGCGTCCCTCAGGGGTTTTGCGAATATGGGGTTTTCCCTCGTTAGCGCCATTACGCACTAATCGGGGTTGACCATCGATAAAGACTAAAGTGAGCTGATCGCCGGGATAAATTAAATGAGGGTTAGCAATCTGGGGGTTAACATCCCATAAACGTGGCCACTTCCAAGGGTCATTTAAAAAGGTTGCCGAGATATCCCAAAGGGTATCGCCCTTCTTTACCACATATGACTCGGGATGCCCTGCTTTCAGCGTGAGAGTATCAGCGGAAACCAACGTGCAATTAAATGTCATTAACGCAAGTAAAATTAGCCGTTTCATGGTGCGGTCCATGTTGTTTAGCTCTTAAATCGAGCTTTTACTGTTATTGATAGGCACTAAAGATTAAAATTAGCCCATTAGCCTCAGTCAGTATAACCAACTGATTGAGATTTGACAGACTTGTTAAGAGTTTAAGTATGGCACTATTAAAAGTTTTACGCTTTCCCGATGAAAGATTGCGAACTCAAGCGACCCCGGTCACAGAGTTTACTGCTGAGTTGCAAACGCAAATCGATGATATGTTCGAGACCATGTACCAAGAAAAAGGCATTGGTCTGGCAGCAACCCAGGTCGACTATCATAAACAACTGATCGTGATGGATTTACAAGACGAGGTCGATCGTCCTAAAGTCTTTATCAATCCCGAAATTATTGCCAGTAGCGGTGATTTCTGTAACGAAGAGGGTTGTCTGTCGGTCCCCGGTATCTATGCCAAGGTCGACCGCGCCGAGTTTGTTACCGTCAAGGCACTGGATAGACACGGTAATGAATTCACCGTTGAAGCCGATGAGCTTTTTGCTATTTGTATTCAGCATGAAATGGATCACCTGAAAGGTAAGTTATTTGTCGATTACCTGTCGCCATTGAAGCGCCAACGGATCAAACAGAAACTTGAAAAAGCGGCCAGACAGGACGCAAAATAAGCATTAGGATCAGATTTGAAACCACTCAATATCATCTTCGCCGGAACACCGGATTTTGCCGCTCGCCATTTACAGGCGCTGATCAACTCACATCACAATGTGATTGCCGTCTACACTCAGCCGGACAGACCCGCAGGGCGCGGTAAAAACTCACCGCCAGCCCAGTTAAAGAGCTCGCAGTCAGCCACGACATTCCGGTTTATCAGCCAGGCTCACTACGTAAAGAACCCGCGCAGCAAGAACTTGCCGCCCTCAATGCCGATATTATGGTAGTAGTCGCCTACGGATTGATTCTGCCAAAAGTGGTGCTCGACACGCCGCGTTTAGGCTGTATCAATGTTCACGGTTCTATTCTGCCACGCTGGCGCGGTGCAGCGCCGATTCAACGCGCGTTGTGGGCCGGCGATAAAGAAACTGGCGTGACTATCATGCAAATGGATGTCGGCCTAGATACCGGCGACATGCTGCTGAAAACCTACTTGCCGATTGAAGATGATGATACTTCCGCCACCCTTTACGAGAAGTTAGCTCTGCAAGGGCCAGACGCGCTACTGCAAGCACTCGAAGGTTTAGCCAACGGCACCCTAATGGCTGAAAAACAAGATGAAGCCTTAGCGAACTACGCCGAAAAACTCAGTAAAGAAGAAGCGAGACTCGATTGGAGCAAATCTGCGACCCAGTTATGGCAAGAAGTCCGCGCCTTCAATCCTTGGCCTGTGAGCTATTTTGAGCACCAAGGCAATACCATCAAGGTGTGGCAGACCCAAGTCAGTACCACCAGCAGCAATGCAGCCCCGGCACTATTATCAGCGCCAGTAAAAAGGCATTGAAGTCGCCACTGGCGATGGTGTGTTAACTCTACTCAGCATGCAATTACCCGGTAAGAAACCACTCAGCGTGGCCGACATACTCAACGCCCGCGGCGACTGGTTTACCCCAAATACTCGTCTAAATAACGAGGCGCAATAATGATGAACTTGCGTGCACTGGCGGCCAAAGCCATCTTCGAAGTCTTAGAGAAAGGCGTGTCACTTTCAGTAGCCCTGCCAGAACAGCAAAAGCATCTTGCCAGTGGTAAAGATAAAGCCCTGCTCGCAGAGCTCTGCTACGGCGTGATGCGCACCTTGCCGCAGATCGAAAAACGCGTGGCCGAGTGTTTGGCTAAGCCGCTGAAAGGTAAGCAAAGGATCATCCACCAGCTATTAATCGTTGGCTGTTATCAACTTTACTTCACCCGCATTCCAAGCCACGCCGCCATCTCCGAAACCGCCGAGGCCTGCCGTCAGTTAAAATTTGAGGGCATGGTAAAGGTCGTCAATGGCGTGCTGCGTAATATTCAGCGCCAATTAACGCCGCTGAGCACTGAGTCGGAGACCTTAAGCTACAACACGCCGGGCTGGTTAATTAAGCGCTTAAAAGCCGCCTATCCCGATAATTGGCAAGAGATTATCCAGCAAAGCCATGAGCGTCCACCCATGTGGTTACGTAACAATCGCCTCTCCCAAAGCCGTGATGAATATCTTGCCGCCCTGAGTGAGCTAGAGATAGAAGCGAGTGCTGGCCTCAGTGATGATGCCATACTGCTGGCCCATCCTAAGGATGTGGCGACATTGCCGCGCTTCCACGAAGGTGCGGCATCGGTACAAGATGGCGCCGCCCAATGGGCCGCGACCTTACTGGCTCCGCAAGCCAACGAACTGATCCTCGATGCCTGCGCGGCACCGGGCGGCAAAAGCTGCCATTTACTCGAACTTGAACCCAGCATCCAACTGGTCGCCGTCGATTTCGATGCTAAACGTCTCGAGCGCGTGCAACAGAACCTTGACCGTTTATCATTAAAAGCGGAAGTTATTCATGGCGATGCGGCCAACATCGACTCATGGTGGCAGGGCGAACAGTTTGATCGTATCTTACTCGACGCGCCTTGCTCGGCGACGGGCGTAATCCGCCGTCATCCCGATATCAAGTGGTTACGCAAAAACCATGACATCGAAGAACTGGCTGAGCTGCAAAGACAAATTCTCGATCACTGCTGGAAGTGGCTCAAACCCGGTGGCACACTCCTGTATGCAACTTGCTCTATTTTGCCGCAGGAAAATCGAGACCAAATTAGTGCATTTTTAGCCAGAACCGCAGATGCTAAGCTAGACACACTTGCCCAGCAGGCTTCAAGCCAAGATATTGGTTGGCAAATCACGCCGGGACAACACAACATGGATGGGTTTTATTACGCCCGTTTATTGAAAGCGACCCATTAGGAAGTAAGCAAGGCCATGAAAATTATCATATTAGGTGCGGGTCAAGTCGGGGGAACCTTGGCCGAAAATTTGGTGGGTGAAAACAACGATATCACCATAGTCGATAGCGACAAATCCAGATTACGCGCCCTGCAGGATAAATATGACCTTCGCGTCGTGGCGGGCCACGGTGCCCACCCCGATGTACTGAAAGAGGCTGGCGCCGAAGATGCCGACATGCTGATTGCAGTGACGAACAGCGATGAATGCAACATGGTTGCCTGCCAGATGGCCTACAGCCTATTTGGTACACCGACTAAAATCGCCCGTATTCGTTCCGAACCTTATCTGGCGATGCGCGATAAATTATTTATCGACAGTGAAACCAAAAATAGTGAGGGGCGCCCTCGCGGTGGTTTTGTGATCGATGAACTTATCGCACCTGAGCAGTTAGTGACCGCTTACATTCAACGTTTGGTTGAATATCCCGGTGCGCTGCAAGTGCTCGAATTTGCCGAAGGCCGTTTAAGTTTAGTTGCGGTTCGCGCCTATTACGGCGGCCCTTTAGTCGGTAATGCCTTGGCCGCGCTTCGCGAGCATATGCCAAATATTGATACCCGGGTGGCGGCGATTTTCCGCCAAGGTCGCCCTATCATGCCCCGCGGTACGACTATTATCGAAGCCGATGACGAAGTGTTTTTCGTGGCCGACAGTCGCCATATCCGCGCGGTGATGAGTGAGATGCAAAAGCTGGATAACTCCTACCGCAATATCATGATTGCTGGCGGTGGTAACATCGGCTTAGGCCTCGCTAAACGCCTCGAACGCACCCACTCAGTCAAGCTGATTGAGCATAAGTTTGAACGCGCCGAAACGCTCTCTGAACAGCTTGAAAACACTACAGTATTTTGTGGTGACGCCTCAGATCAAGAGTTGCTGCTCGAAGAACATATCGACCAAACTGACGTGTTTATTGCCGTCACCAACGACGATGAAGCCAACATCATGTCCGCCCTACTCGCTAAACGCATGGGGGCGAAAAAGGTGATGGTGCTGATCCAGCGCGAAGCCTATGTAGATATTGTGCAGGAAGCGAATATCGATATCGCGATTTCACCCCAGCAGGCGACGATTTCAGCCTTACTGACCCACATCCGCCAAGGCGATATCTGTAACGTGTATTCCTTACGCCGCGGCGCCGCCGAAGCGATTGAAGCCATTGCCCATGGCGACTCCAGCACCTCCAAGGTTGTTGGCAAGGCGATTGGCGATATCAAGCTGCCGCCGGGAACCACCATTGGCGCCATAGTGCGTAACGAAGAAGTGCTGATGGCCCACGACAAGACAGTGATAGAACAAGGGGATCACGTGATTCTGTTCCTCGTGAACAAAAAGTTTGTCGGCGAAGTCGAGAAACTGTTCCAACCTAGCGCCTTCTTCTTCTAAGTCATCATCTTATGCTGAACTTTAGACCGCTATTGTTTATTTTGGGGCTGTTTCTGTCGATGTTAACAGCCTTTATGTTAGCGCCCCTGCTCCTTGCCGTGTTCAACGGTGAGGAAACCGTGGGCGCTTTCATGCTGTCGGCTTTAGTCACTGGGATTTGCGCCAGCCTCTGTTTGCATAACGGCCAGAGCAAAACCATTAACCTCAATATTCGCGATATGTTTCTGCTCACCAGCCTCACTTGGCTGATCGTGAGCCTGTTTGCCGCAATGCCTTTTACCTTGTACCACGGCATTGGCTATACAGACGCCTTCTTCGAGACCATGTCCGGCATTACCACTACAGGTTCAACCGTGCTCTCGGGCTTAGATACTATGGACCACAGTATCTTAATCTGGCGCTCGTTGTTGCAATGGCTAGGCGGTATTGGCTTTATCGTGATGGCGGTAGCGATTCTGCCCTTCTTAAACGTCGGTGGTATGCGGCTGTTCCGCACCGAGTCATCGGATTGAGCGATAAGGCGGTGCCGCGCACCCAAAGCATGGCTAAGCATCTATTTTTTATCTATATCTTGCTGACCGTGATGTGCTGCGTTGCCTACCATCTTGCAGGCATGACTTGGTTTCAAGCCATTAACCATGCGATGACCACACTGTCGACGGGCGGCTATTCGACCTCAGATAACTCGATGGCGGCGTTTTCGAATTCGGCCCATTGGGTTGGCGTTGTGTTTATGGCGGCGGGTGGCTTACCCCTGCTGATGTTTGTGCAGATGATCCAGCAGCGAGACTTTACCGTCTGGAACGATGCTCAAGTCAAAGGCTTCTTGTTTTTCCTCACTTTTGTGTCTTGTTTTATTGGCTTCTGGCTGTGGCAAACGCGGGATATCGCCCTTATCGACGCGCTGCGCCTCTCAAGCTTTAACGTGGTTTCCGTGGTCACCACCACAGGTTATGGTTTAACCGACTACGGCGCCTGGGGCGCGTTTGCGAATATCGCGTTTTTATTCTTAATGTTTGTCGGCAGCTGCTCGGGCTCCACCTCTGGCGGGATTAAAATCTTCCGCTTCCAAATTGCCGGCGCCATTATGCGCGAGCAGTTAAAGCAGCAATGCCATCCCAATGGCATCTTCCGGGAGCGCTATAACAACCGTCTGATCAGTGAAGATATTGTGCGCTCACTGATCACCTTTGTGCTGCTGTTTATGTTTGTGATTGTTGGACTTTCGGTGATTCTGGTGCTGACGGGGCTAGACCCTATGACCAGCTTTACCGGCGCAATAACCGCAGTCACCAACGTTGGCCCAGGGCTTGGCCCCATCATTGGTCCTGCGGGTAACTTCTCGACGCTGCCCGATTTGGCTAAATGGGCGCTTTCTTTGGGTATGTTGCTCGGCCGTTTAGAGATTTTAACCGTGGCTGTACTGTTCCATCCCAGTTTTTGGAAATACTAGTCGTATAGTCAAAAACTAAAAATGCGCTCACAGAGCGCATTTTTATTAGGCGGGTTCAGCAACCTCGGCCAAGGTTAGCAGATGGTCGGCATAGACCTTCACATCTTCCCAGTCGGTATAATCGATCACGGCCTTAGGATCCGTTGGACCTTTGGTGATTTTCATAATCAACTGGATCATCAGTCTGTCGTACCAGGGCCACGAGGGTAATCCACCTTACCGGCGATAATCTTCAAATCGGCGGGAGTCCAAGGTGATAACGCAATGAATTTTTGCAGGTATTTGTTGTTCTCTGGGATGCGTTTCTCTGGGTTACGCGCCACCACGTTGACGCAGAAGAAACTGTTTGGCAACGCACTTAAAGCCGGGGCATGTTGCTCTATAAACTGAAATACACTCTTATCGTAGGTGCCATAGAGTACACAAGCCCCTAGCGCCACCAGTTGATAATCGGGCCAGTGAATCTTGGTTGCCGCCGCACTATTAATATCCACCAAGTCCACCTTGGCGCCACGCAGCGTGAGTTGTTGCGCAATCGCATTCGCTATCTTGGCCGTATGGCCACCACGGGTAAAATAAAGCACCAGAATGCGTGTCATGGGGTATTCCCGTTCAGTTAAAGTATGTCACCATTGTGGCAATCATTGGTTAAATAAACCCCTGATAGGATCACAAATCAGCGTTGTCTCATATTCTGAAATGCAAAAATTGAGATCTGAATTGCCGAGCAGTATGATTGCGTATAGAAATATGTTCAATTAGAATTATCTAATCAAAAGCGATAAAGTGAGTACCTTATGCAAAATGATATTGATGTAAATGCAATGGTAACTAATGCGGAAAGTGCGGCTAAATGGCTCAAAGCCATAGCGAATCCTTATCGCTTAATGATTTTGTGCCTATTGCTGGATAAAGAGCTGAGCGTAACCGAGCTGAATGCAACTGTGCCCTTGAGCCAGTCGGCGCTATCACAGCATTTGGCGGTGTTGCGGGCCGAAGACTTAGTAGATACCCGTAAGAGCTCGCAGATTGTGTATTACAAGCTTAAGAATGAGCAAGTCACCCAAGTGATTTCGATTCTCCACAGCCGTTACTGCGCCGTATAAATAATGTCAGGCGGTAACAATAAAGCCCTAGCAAAAACTAGGGCTTTATCATTTTTACAGCTTGCTAAAGTGTGTCCCAAAGGCTTCGACTTTACCCCAGTCGGTAAACTCGAAGGTGCCCTTCAGATCGGTCGGTCCCTTTGTCATCCACATGATGAAACGGATCATAGTGCGGTCGAATAAGCCGTATTTAGGGTAATCAATCTTGCCCGCAAACACCGCCAATTGTTGTGGCTGCCACAGGGATAATTTGAGGAACTTTTGCATGTAAGGATTGGTTTCTGGCGTGTTCTTTAATGGCTTGCGCGCCACCACATTCACGGTAAAGAAGCCGTTGATTTTACTGTCCAGCACAGCATGATTGCGATTCACAAACTGGTAAAGATCGGGCCTATGTTTGCCATAACGAATGCTCGCACCAATCAACACTTTATCGAAATCAGCAAGGCTTAAGGCTTCGGCTTGTTCTAAGGTCACTAAAGACACCTGCTCACCCGCTTGTTCGGCAAGCGTTTTGATTTTGCGGCAGATTTCCAGTGTTTGGCCATCAATTGTCGAATAGATGATTAGTGTCTGCATGTTAATCCCTCCAGAAAGTTGGCGTGAACAAAATCAGCAAGGTAAAGACTTCGAGGCGACCAAATAACATGGCTACCACCAGCACCCATTTAGCACCATCACCAATACTGGCGTAGTTACTCGCTACTTCCCCAAGACCCGGACCGAGGTTATTTAAGCAGGCCGCCGTGGCACTAAAGGCGGTAATATCATCCAGCCCCATAGCCATCAGCGCTAACATACACAGCACGAAGACTAAGGCATAGGCGGAGAAAAATCCCCACACGGCATCGACAACCCGGTCAGGTAATGCCTTGGAGCCGATACGAATCGAGAACATCGCCTTAGGGTGAACGAGGCGTTTAAGTTCGCGCGAACCTTGCAACAGCAGCAGGATAACCCGGATCACCTTAATCCCGCCCGCAGTTGAACCACCACAACCACCGATAAAGCTTGAGAAAATCAACAGAATCGGCAGGAACAGCGGCCACATATGGAAGCTTTCGGTACCAAAGCCTGCGGTTGTCGCCACCGAAACCGCTTGGAATAAGGCGTGATCTAAGGTTTCTTCTGGCGAGTCATAAATCCCTGAGTGATAAAGGGTTAAGAAACAAATCGCCGTTAGCACCAACTGAATCGCCACCAGCATCTTGAACTCGGTATCTCGAAAATAGACTCTAAAATTGATCCCACGACGCGAAAATGCCGCAAAGTGCACGCTAAAGTTCACCGCCGAGACAATCAAAAAGAACACGCAAATCAGGTTGATCACTGAGCTATCGAAGTATCCCATACTGGCATCGTGGGTCGAAAAGCCTCCGATGGCGATGGTCGAAAACGAGTGACACACGGCATCGAAAACGCTCATTCCCGCGAGCCAATAAGCGCCCGCACAGGCAATGGTTAGCAATAGATAGATGTACCATAACGCCTTGGCCGTTTCGGCAATCCTTGGCGTCATCTTACTGTCCTTCACAGGCCCCGGGATCTCGGCGCGATACAGCTGCATGCCGCCAACGCCCAGCACAGGCAGAATCGCCACGGCTAAAACGATGATCCCCATACCACCGAGCCATTGCAGCATATGTCGATAAAACAGAATGGCCTTAGGCAAGGAGTCCAGCCCGACAATGACTGTGGCTCCAGTGGTGGTCAGTGCAGAGAATGATTCGAAAAAACTGTCGGTCCAGCTGAGATCGGGCTGGCTTGAGAA comes from the Shewanella seohaensis genome and includes:
- a CDS encoding TrkH family potassium uptake protein, which gives rise to MQYKTIIRIIGLLIGLFSITMLPPALIAIWYNDGGGTAFIQAFFVSLFIGFWLWYPNRRCKEELRTREGFLIVVLFWTVLGSIGALPFIFSSQPDLSWTDSFFESFSALTTTGATVIVGLDSLPKAILFYRHMLQWLGGMGIIVLAVAILPVLGVGGMQLYRAEIPGPVKDSKMTPRIAETAKALWYIYLLLTIACAGAYWLAGMSVFDAVCHSFSTIAIGGFSTHDASMGYFDSSVINLICVFFLIVSAVNFSVHFAAFSRRGINFRVYFRDTEFKMLVAIQLVLTAICFLTLYHSGIYDSPEETLDHALFQAVSVATTAGFGTESFHMWPLFLPILLIFSSFIGGCGGSTAGGIKVIRVILLLLQGSRELKRLVHPKAMFSIRIGSKALPDRVVDAVWGFFSAYALVFVLCMLALMAMGLDDITAFSATAACLNNLGPGLGEVASNYASIGDGAKWVLVVAMLFGRLEVFTLLILFTPTFWRD